The Salvia miltiorrhiza cultivar Shanhuang (shh) chromosome 1, IMPLAD_Smil_shh, whole genome shotgun sequence genome has a window encoding:
- the LOC131021753 gene encoding extensin-like: MRFVSVFLNLIVAVFVILPGFVTATNPFCHLKWPNWKHYFNPLPPFHLPPYDNPPPPDTTAPPPPTPSYAPPPSPTYTPAIPTLPPPFPTYSPPPQNPPPTYSPPPTSPSPPPYTPHPHPPHHHHQPPKTPTYNPPSTPPPTPTYQSPPTPVYTPAPSVPQSPPPSPPPVYNPPPQSPPPTYSPLPPSPSPPPPYTPQPHPPHHHHHHHHHIPKTPTYNPPSTPPKTPPQSPSPPTPTYQSPPTLPPPTPVYTPAPSVPQNPPPSTPTYQSPPPVYNPPPTTPTYQSPPSPVYTPTPSVPETPPSLPPTLPPPTPVYTPAPSVPQSPPPSTPTYQSPPPLPPAYNPPPPTPTYQSPPSPVYTPTPSVPETPPSLPPTLPPPTPAPSTPTYQSPPPLPPVYNPPPPTPTYQSPPSPVYNPAPSVPETPPSLPPTLPPPTPDYNPSPSTPTCQPGLPIPSYGFPPSPPSP, encoded by the coding sequence ATGAGATTTGTGAGTGTTTTCTTGAATCTCATTGTTGCAGTCTTTGTGATCTTGCCTGGTTTTGTTACTGCAACAAATCCATTTTGCCATTTGAAATGGCCAAACTGGAAACACTACTTCAACCCACTGCCTCCATTTCACCTTCCACCATATGACAATCCACCACCGCCGGACACCACCGCGCCTCCTCCTCCTACTCCCAGCTATGCGCCACCGCCATCTCCGACATACACTCCGGCCATACCAACTCTTCCTCCGCCCTTCCCCACCTACTCTCCACCGCCACAAAACCCGCCACCGACTTATAGCCCTCCTCCAACTAGTCCATCACCACCACCTTATACCCCTCACCCTCACCCtcctcaccaccaccaccaaccaCCCAAAACTCCAACCTACAACCCTCCCTCGACTCCACCACCAACGCCAACCTATCAGTCTCCCCCGACTCCGGTTTACACTCCTGCACCAAGTGTACCCCAAAGTCCACCACCATCACCTCCTCCGGTCTATAATCCACCACCACAAAGCCCTCCTCCGACGTATAGCCCTCTTCCACCTAGTCcgtcaccaccaccaccttatACACCTCAACCTCATCCtcctcaccaccaccaccaccatcaccaccacATACCCAAAACTCCGACCTACAACCCTCCCTCGACTCCACCAAAAACCCCGCCTCAATCACCATCACCACCAACGCCAACCTATCAATCTCCCCCAACTCTTCCACCACCAACTCCGGTCTACACCCCTGCACCAAGTGTACCACAAAATCCACCACCATCAACGCCAACCTATCAATCTCCTCCACCGGTATATAACCCGCCACCAACAACGCCAACCTATCAATCTCCACCATCTCCGGTTTACACTCCCACACCAAGTGTACCAGAAACTCCACCATCACTCCCTCCAACTCTTCCACCACCAACTCCGGTCTACACCCCTGCACCAAGTGTACCACAAAGTCCACCACCATCAACGCCAACCTATCAATCTCCTCCACCTCTTCCACCGGCTTATAACCCACCACCACCAACGCCAACCTATCAATCTCCACCATCTCCGGTTTACACTCCAACACCAAGTGTACCAGAAACTCCACCATCACTTCCTCCGACTCTTCCACCACCGACTCCGGCACCATCAACGCCAACCTATCAATCTCCTCCACCTCTTCCACCGGTCTATAATCCACCACCCCCAACACCAACCTATCAATCTCCACCATCTCCGGTTTACAATCCGGCACCAAGTGTACCAGAAACTCCACCATCACTTCCTCCAACTCTTCCACCACCAACTCCAGACTACAATCCATCACCATCAACACCTACTTGCCAACCCGGGCTGCCTATTCCGTCATATGGCTTTCCTCCATCGCCACCATCTCCATGA
- the LOC131021746 gene encoding vesicle-associated membrane protein 714, translating to MAILYGVVARGTTVLAEFSAVTGNTGAVVRRILEKLSETDSAESRLCFSQDRYIFHILRSDGITFLCMANDTFGRRIPFSYLEDIQMRFMKNYGRVAPYAPAYAMNDEFSRVLHQQMEFFSSNPNADTLNRVRAEVSEVRTITVDNIEKILERGDKIELLVDKTATMQDSAFHFRKQSKRLRRALWMKNAKLLALLTCLIVLLLYFIIAVACGGITLPSCRSK from the exons ATGGCGATTCTTTACGGCGTGGTGGCTCGCGGGACGACGGTGCTGGCGGAGTTCAGCGCCGTGACGGGGAACACCGGCGCGGTGGTACGGCGGATACTCGAGAAGCTCAGCGAGACCGATTCGGCCGAGTCGCGGCTCTGCTTCTCTCAGGATCGCTACATCTTCCACATCCTCCGCTCCGATGGCATCACGTTTCTCTGTATGGCCAACGACACCTTCGGGA GAAGGATCCCATTCTCGTATTTGGAGGATATCCAGATGAGGTTTATGAAGAATTATGGGAGAGTGGCTCCTTATGCGCCTGCATATGCTATGAATGATGAATTCTCAAGAGTATTGCACCAGCAAATGGAGTTTTTTTCCAGTAATCCTAATGCGGATACGCTAAACCGTGTTAGAGCAGAAGTTAGTGAG GTACGCACAATCACGGTGGACAACATTGAGAAGATTCTAGAGAGAGGTGACAAGATTGAACTTCTCGTTGACAAAACAGCAACCATGCAAGATAGTGCATTCCACTTCAGGAAACAATCAAAGCGCCTTCGTCGAGCTCTATGGATGAAGAATGCCAAGCTACT GGCCTTGCTGACGTGTTTGATTGTTCTGCTCCTGTACTTCATAATTGCGGTTGCATGCGGAGGCATCACTTTACCTTCTTGCCGATCAAAATAA
- the LOC131021739 gene encoding capsanthin/capsorubin synthase, chromoplastic-like, translated as MASLLNLTPSPLLSTSNPCSFPAKTPTLHPIPYTHLRKNPQTAQSSKFDSFLDLEPKSKPESLNFDIPWFNQADRSRFDVIVIGAGPAGLRLAEQVARRGIKVCCLDPSPLTMWPNNYGVWVDEFESLGLEDCLDAKWPMTCVHIDDRKTKYLDRAYGRVNRKDLKLKLLSDCATHGVKFYKAKVWKVNHEEFESSISCDDGIELRASLIVDASGFASAFTEYDKPRNPGFQIAHGILAEVDEHPFDLDKMVLMDWRDSHLGNEPYLRASNERFPTFLYAMPFDSNLVFLEETSLVSRPVLSYAEVKRRMVARLRQLGIRVRAVVEDEKCLIPMGGPLPRIPQSVMAIGGNSGIVHPATGYTVAQTMALAPVLARAIAECLGSTRMIRGAPLYQRAWDGLWPVERRCVREYYNFGMETLLKLDLNGTRRFFDAFFELDPHYWHGFLSSRLSLGELVLLGLSLFRHASNPTKLDMVTKCPVPMAKMVGRLALEAI; from the coding sequence atGGCGTCTCTGCTCAATCTCACCCCATCACCCCTGCTCTCCACTTCAAACCCATGTTCATTCCCAGCCAAGACTCCAACTTTGCATCCAATCCCTTACACCCATCTCAGAAAAAATCCCCAAACAGCTCAAAGCAGCAAGTTCGACAGCTTTCTTGATTTGGAACCCAAATCAAAACCGGAGTCTTTGAATTTCGACATCCCCTGGTTCAACCAGGCCGACCGCTCCCGGTTCGACGTCATCGTCATCGGCGCCGGCCCGGCCGGTCTGCGGCTGGCCGAGCAAGTGGCCCGACGCGGCATCAAGGTATGCTGCCTCGACCCTTCCCCCCTTACCATGTGGCCCAACAACTACGGCGTGTGGGTTGATGAGTTTGAGAGCTTGGGATTAGAGGATTGTTTGGATGCTAAATGGCCCATGACTTGTGTTCATATAGATGATCGAAAAACCAAGTATTTGGACCGTGCTTATGGTAGAGTCAATAGGAAAGacttgaaattgaaattgttaTCTGATTGTGCAACACATGGTGTGAAATTTTATAAAGCTAAGGTTTGGAAGGTGAATCATGAGGAGTTTGAGTCCTCAATTTCTTGTGATGATGGCATTGAATTGAGGGCTAGTTTGATTGTTGATGCTAGTGGCTTTGCTAGTGCTTTCACCGAGTATGACAAGCCGAGGAATCCAGGCTTTCAGATTGCTCATGGCATTCTTGCTGAGGTTGATGAGCATCCCTTCGATTTGGACAAGATGGTGTTGATGGATTGGAGGGACTCTCATCTTGGAAACGAGCCATATCTACGTGCTAGCAATGAAAGATTCCCGACCTTCTTGTATGCGATGCCCTTTGATTCGAACCTGGTGTTTCTTGAGGAGACGTCGCTGGTGAGCAGACCGGTGCTGTCTTATGCAGAGGTGAAGAGGAGGATGGTGGCGAGGCTGAGGCAGCTGGGGATCAGGGTGAGAGCCGTGGTTGAGGATGAGAAGTGCTTGATCCCGATGGGGGGGCCCCTCCCGCGGATCCCCCAGAGTGTGATGGCGATTGGGGGGAATTCAGGGATCGTGCACCCTGCTACTGGCTACACGGTGGCTCAGACAATGGCGCTCGCCCCTGTGCTTGCGAGGGCCATTGCTGAGTGCCTTGGCTCGACCAGGATGATCCGGGGGGCTCCCCTTTATCAGAGGGCTTGGGATGGGTTGTGGCCTGTGGAGAGGAGGTGTGTGAGGGAGTACTACAATTTTGGCATGGAGACGTTGTTGAAGCTCGATTTAAACGGGACGAGGAGGTTCTTTGATGCCTTCTTTGAGCTTGATCCTCACTACTGGCATGGCTTCCTTTCCTCAAGACTCTCTCTTGGTGAGCTTGTTTTGCTGGGGTTGTCCCTCTTTAGGCATGCTTCAAATCCTACTAAGTTGGATATGGTTACAAAATGCCCTGTGCCCATGGCTAAAATGGTGGGGAGATTGGCCCTTGAAGCCATTTGA
- the LOC131021763 gene encoding casparian strip membrane protein 2-like: protein MMNSTKSSGEAAINISESKSTKAKTAAATRLPQAPWKRGASIFDFILRLCAAAAALAAAATMGTTDETLPFFTQFFQFQASYDDLPAFTFFVVANAIASSYLVLSLPFSIIGIVRPQAAGIKLLLLIFDTAVAAFTTAAAAAAAAIVYLAHNGNSTVNWLAICQQFTDFCQRVSGAVVASFIAAVILIFLIVLSAVALRSH from the exons ATGATGAATTCGACAAAAAGCAGTGGCGAAGCAGCCATAAACATCTCCGAATCCAAATCGACCAAAGCCAAAACCGCCGCTGCAACTCGGCTCCCGCAAGCTCCGTGGAAGAGAGGCGCTTCCATTTTCGACTTCATTCTCAGGCTctgcgccgccgctgccgcgctcgccgccgccgccaccatgGGCACCACCGACGAAACGCTCCCTTTCTTCACTCAGTTCTTCCAGTTCCAAGCCAGCTACGATGATCTCCCCGCTTTCAC GTTTTTTGTGGTGGCAAATGCTATTGCTAGTAGCTACTTAGTATTATCTTTGCCTTTCTCCATTATTGGAATTGTTCGCCCTCAAGCAGCAGGAATCAAGCTTCTTCTTCTCATCTTCGACACG GCGGTGGCGGCTTTTACCACAGCggcggcagcggcagcggcggccATTGTGTACCTAGCGCACAACGGCAACTCCACGGTGAACTGGCTAGCCATCTGCCAGCAGTTCACCGATTTCTGCCAGCGCGTGAGCGGCGCGGTGGTGGCGTCGTTCATCGCCGCCGTCATCCTCATCTTCCTGATCGTGCTTTCCGCGGTGGCGCTGCGCAGCCACTGA